A genomic segment from Pseudomonas mendocina encodes:
- a CDS encoding FUSC family protein, with translation MRDSLLVFLAPSPQAVQFAIKTLLGGGLALWCALRFGLEQPQWALMTAFIVAQPLSGMVVQKGLARLLGTLVGTFMAVVMMGLFAQAPLLFVLAFALWLALCTASSTMLRSAWSYSFVLAGYTVAIIALPAIGKPHVVFDEAIARCTEICLGIICATLSSALLWPQRVERQLAQQARDAWQAGVAASRQALAGEAGSRQGLLEVLARIVAVDAQREHAWFEGAQGRQRAIALRVLSRDLLGMLRLARGVARQWRQLSSSKAQAVAPWLQVVDERLQQAQPTGLPELVEQLRQAAQDEELSSGQQLCLERLMVLLLRVEDASRALLAVEEGRAPADAPRALSWHYDWQSALVYGSRSALTFLTLAAFWLATGWTHATGALLLACVVCSLFARLEAAPQIGMMFLRGIFYALPVAFFVGQILMPQIDGFVMLCMVLGVPLFFGVLGMAKPATAATSTSFCLHFIVLCLPAPGVGYNVEFFLNEAPGMLIGVGCAVMAFKLVVLRNPVWHGRRLMQAILADLGRLTRRDLGRAENWFGGRMADRLIQLARHYPARPDQTRSRWDDGVAGLDLGDELLHLRKCLANADAGLARSQQRFLEHLEDALERGPAPGREDVLDAAVAELQEALRACSPSIDKRLAEAALLQLQNGWRHWCYFRACAGSSELEPCKAKAGEDAEFTSCK, from the coding sequence GTGCGTGACTCCTTGCTGGTGTTCCTTGCACCAAGCCCGCAAGCCGTTCAATTCGCCATCAAGACCCTGCTCGGCGGTGGTCTGGCATTGTGGTGCGCACTGCGTTTTGGCCTGGAGCAGCCGCAGTGGGCACTTATGACCGCGTTCATCGTTGCCCAGCCGCTATCCGGCATGGTGGTGCAAAAGGGCCTGGCACGACTGCTCGGCACGCTGGTTGGCACCTTCATGGCAGTGGTGATGATGGGGCTGTTCGCCCAGGCGCCGCTGTTGTTCGTGCTGGCGTTCGCCTTGTGGCTGGCGCTTTGCACGGCATCCTCGACCATGTTGCGCAGCGCCTGGTCATACTCCTTCGTGCTGGCCGGCTACACGGTCGCGATCATCGCCTTGCCGGCCATCGGCAAGCCACACGTGGTGTTCGACGAAGCCATCGCCCGCTGCACGGAAATCTGCCTGGGCATCATCTGCGCCACCCTGAGCAGCGCTTTGCTCTGGCCGCAGCGAGTCGAGCGGCAACTGGCGCAACAGGCGCGAGACGCCTGGCAGGCCGGCGTCGCCGCATCGCGCCAGGCGCTGGCCGGTGAGGCCGGCTCCCGCCAGGGGCTGCTGGAGGTGCTGGCGCGTATCGTCGCCGTCGATGCTCAGCGTGAGCATGCCTGGTTCGAGGGCGCGCAAGGCCGCCAGCGAGCCATTGCGTTGCGGGTGCTGAGTCGCGATCTGCTCGGCATGTTGCGCCTGGCCCGCGGTGTGGCGCGGCAGTGGCGGCAACTGAGCAGCTCCAAGGCACAGGCTGTTGCGCCCTGGCTGCAGGTGGTGGATGAGCGCCTGCAACAGGCGCAACCGACAGGTTTGCCGGAGTTGGTCGAGCAACTGCGCCAGGCGGCGCAGGACGAAGAATTGAGCAGCGGCCAGCAACTGTGTCTGGAGCGCTTGATGGTGCTGCTGTTGCGCGTCGAGGACGCCAGTCGCGCCTTGCTTGCAGTCGAGGAGGGCAGGGCGCCGGCCGATGCGCCACGCGCTCTGTCCTGGCACTACGACTGGCAGAGCGCGCTGGTTTATGGCTCGCGTAGCGCCTTGACCTTTCTCACCCTGGCAGCCTTCTGGCTGGCCACAGGCTGGACCCACGCCACTGGTGCGTTGCTCCTGGCCTGCGTGGTCTGCAGCCTGTTCGCGCGGCTCGAAGCCGCGCCGCAGATCGGCATGATGTTCTTGCGCGGTATCTTCTACGCGCTGCCGGTAGCGTTTTTCGTCGGCCAGATTCTGATGCCGCAGATCGATGGCTTCGTGATGCTCTGCATGGTGCTGGGCGTGCCGCTGTTCTTTGGTGTGTTGGGCATGGCCAAGCCGGCGACGGCCGCCACATCCACTTCCTTCTGTCTGCATTTCATCGTGCTCTGCCTGCCGGCGCCGGGTGTCGGCTACAACGTCGAATTCTTCCTCAATGAAGCGCCGGGCATGCTGATAGGCGTGGGTTGCGCGGTGATGGCGTTCAAGCTGGTAGTGCTACGCAATCCGGTCTGGCATGGCCGCCGCCTGATGCAGGCGATCCTGGCCGACCTCGGTCGGTTGACCCGCCGCGACTTGGGGCGTGCCGAAAACTGGTTCGGCGGGCGTATGGCTGATCGTCTGATCCAGCTGGCGCGGCACTATCCGGCGCGGCCGGATCAAACGCGCAGCCGCTGGGACGATGGCGTGGCGGGTCTCGACCTGGGCGACGAGTTGTTGCATCTGCGCAAGTGCCTGGCCAATGCCGATGCCGGCCTGGCTCGGTCGCAGCAGCGCTTTCTTGAGCACCTGGAGGACGCGCTGGAGCGCGGTCCTGCACCGGGCCGTGAAGACGTTCTGGACGCAGCGGTGGCTGAGCTGCAGGAGGCCCTGCGCGCCTGCTCGCCCAGCATCGACAAACGCCTGGCCGAGGCGGCGCTGTTGCAACTGCAGAACGGCTGGCGCCATTGGTGTTACTTCAGAGCCTGTGCAGGATCTAGCGAGCTAGAGCCCTGCAAGGCAAAAGCAGGCGAGGACGCGGAGTTTACGAGCTGTAAATGA
- a CDS encoding alpha/beta hydrolase — protein MRHNAFPLATQDGLHLHVNHWHGDQPPRAVVMLSHGMAEHSLRYARLAESLVAAGFDLYALDQRGHGQSAAQGVLGHYADEGGWDKVVGDLASLNHHIRQRYPQAPIFLFGHSMGSYIGMAYLLGHSCSLQGAVLSGSNYQPVALYKTARLIAGFERWRLGPKGRSKVIDYLSFGSFNKAFKPNRTAFDWLSRDAAEVDKYVTDPLCGFVCTTQLWCDLLDGLQYITPVENLAQIDANLPLLVIGGSRDPVSDGKRLGDLAGALREAGVRDVQLKIYPEARHELLNESNRDEVTAHLIDWLQQALSHGRSPIKECP, from the coding sequence ATGCGCCACAACGCCTTTCCCCTGGCCACCCAGGACGGTCTTCACCTGCACGTCAACCACTGGCATGGTGATCAGCCGCCGCGCGCGGTGGTCATGCTGTCCCACGGCATGGCCGAGCACAGCCTGCGCTATGCACGCCTGGCCGAAAGCCTGGTAGCCGCCGGCTTCGATCTCTATGCGCTGGACCAGCGCGGCCACGGCCAGAGCGCCGCTCAAGGCGTGCTCGGCCACTACGCCGACGAAGGTGGCTGGGACAAGGTGGTCGGCGACCTGGCCTCGCTCAATCACCATATCCGCCAGCGCTACCCACAGGCGCCGATCTTCCTGTTCGGCCACAGCATGGGCAGCTACATCGGCATGGCCTACCTGCTGGGGCACAGTTGCAGCTTGCAGGGCGCCGTACTCTCGGGCTCCAACTACCAGCCCGTGGCACTGTACAAGACTGCCCGGCTGATCGCCGGCTTCGAGCGCTGGCGTCTGGGTCCCAAGGGGCGCAGCAAGGTGATCGATTACCTGTCCTTTGGCTCGTTCAACAAGGCCTTCAAGCCCAACCGCACGGCCTTCGACTGGCTCAGCCGCGATGCAGCGGAAGTGGATAAATACGTGACCGATCCGCTGTGCGGTTTCGTCTGCACCACGCAGTTGTGGTGCGACCTGCTCGATGGCCTGCAATACATCACCCCGGTCGAGAACCTGGCGCAGATCGATGCCAACCTGCCGTTGCTGGTGATCGGCGGCTCACGCGACCCGGTCAGCGACGGCAAGCGCCTGGGTGACCTGGCGGGCGCCCTGCGCGAAGCCGGCGTGCGCGACGTGCAACTGAAGATTTATCCCGAGGCCCGTCATGAGTTGCTCAACGAGAGCAATCGCGACGAGGTCACCGCCCACCTGATCGATTGGCTGCAGCAGGCGCTGAGCCATGGTCGAAGCCCAATCAAGGAGTGTCCATGA
- a CDS encoding PucR family transcriptional regulator has protein sequence MSLTVADVLALPDLASMQLRAGQAGRENAVRWPYVAENEGIADWVMGGELIFVTGINHPRDEANLLRLVREGHERVVAGMVILTGAEFIQAIPPSVIAEAERLNLPLIEQPYALKMVVVTQAIGTALVQAQQLGRSRQHVLEQVLDGDYQSLEVLLQRGDSLGLALHVPRQVALLRLDGSEQLFGDLPDEDAERQLQTRQQLLQRRLEQSLGELGDALPLVSQGRHWIALLPCHDAHAETRNRQAMTTLLDELRPQLGPLRLFLGLGSAGCDAPRFAQGLGEARQALSVAQRFPERLGLCSFNELGVLELLGAIRDRSLLDRFVERVVGPLIGDDSRHQPVLMPTLEAWFQENGNLALAAQRLNVHRNTLSYRLQRIEALTGCSFEDPHDRLNISVALLIRRLSSPA, from the coding sequence GTGAGCCTGACCGTCGCTGACGTGCTCGCCCTGCCCGATCTGGCCAGCATGCAGCTGCGTGCCGGCCAGGCCGGGCGCGAGAATGCCGTGCGCTGGCCCTACGTGGCGGAGAACGAAGGCATCGCCGACTGGGTGATGGGTGGCGAGCTGATCTTCGTCACCGGCATCAACCACCCACGTGACGAAGCCAACCTGCTGCGCCTGGTGCGCGAGGGCCATGAGCGCGTGGTCGCCGGTATGGTCATCCTGACTGGCGCGGAGTTCATACAGGCCATCCCGCCCAGCGTCATCGCCGAGGCCGAGCGCCTGAACCTACCGCTGATCGAGCAGCCCTACGCGCTGAAGATGGTGGTGGTCACCCAGGCCATCGGCACCGCACTGGTGCAAGCGCAGCAGCTCGGTCGCTCGCGCCAGCATGTGCTGGAACAGGTGCTCGACGGCGATTACCAGTCACTCGAGGTGCTGCTGCAACGCGGCGACAGCCTCGGCCTGGCCCTGCATGTACCGCGTCAGGTGGCGCTACTGCGCCTCGACGGCAGCGAGCAACTGTTCGGTGACCTGCCAGATGAAGACGCCGAACGTCAGCTACAGACTCGCCAACAACTGCTGCAACGGCGCCTGGAGCAGAGCCTGGGCGAACTCGGTGACGCGCTGCCGCTGGTCAGCCAGGGCCGCCACTGGATTGCCCTGCTGCCCTGCCACGATGCCCACGCCGAAACACGTAACCGCCAGGCCATGACCACGCTGCTCGACGAACTGCGCCCGCAACTCGGCCCGCTACGCCTGTTCCTCGGCCTGGGCAGCGCAGGCTGCGATGCACCGCGTTTCGCCCAGGGCCTGGGTGAAGCACGCCAGGCCTTGAGCGTGGCGCAACGTTTTCCCGAGCGCCTGGGCCTGTGCAGTTTCAATGAGCTGGGCGTGCTGGAACTGCTCGGCGCGATCCGCGACCGCAGCCTGCTCGATCGCTTCGTCGAGCGCGTGGTCGGCCCGCTGATTGGCGACGACTCGCGTCACCAGCCGGTGCTGATGCCGACCCTGGAAGCCTGGTTCCAGGAAAACGGCAACCTGGCCCTGGCTGCGCAACGCCTGAACGTTCACCGCAACACCCTGAGCTACCGTCTACAGCGCATCGAAGCGCTGACCGGCTGCTCATTCGAAGATCCGCACGACCGCCTGAACATCAGCGTTGCGCTGTTGATCCGGCGCCTGTCGTCGCCTGCCTGA
- the codB gene encoding cytosine permease, whose product MSHATPDSDYPLSEVPNGARKGLFSTAILLFGFTFFTATMFAGGKIGMAFDFTTLLWAAVIGNLLLGLYAAVLGLIACRSGLNSVLMGRFCFGEVGSKLSDMLLGFTQIGWYAWGTATIAIILVKILGLPESLTIPLMVLFGFGFCLTAFVGYKGLDLLSRVAVPAMLVLLVVSLWIATRDIGGLSGLLAVEPKESMSLSVAITLVFGTFVSGATQATNWTRFARSGRVAVLASMVGFFIGNGLMIVAGAYGAIVYQQPDVVEVLVLQGLSMAAVVMLFLNLWTTQDNTIYNFAAAGCNLLRTGKRKTVTLVGAGIGTLLAIGGMYEMLIPFLILLGSIIPPIGGVIMADFFYGHRARYPKLAEVRLPAFNWVGLGAYLIGALSAYFSPWVAPLVGIAVAALAYVMLFELNKALVGRQQVAGA is encoded by the coding sequence ATGAGCCATGCCACCCCCGATAGCGATTACCCCCTGAGCGAGGTGCCCAACGGCGCGCGCAAGGGGCTGTTCTCCACCGCCATCCTGCTGTTCGGTTTCACCTTCTTCACCGCCACTATGTTCGCCGGTGGCAAGATCGGCATGGCCTTCGACTTCACCACCCTGCTCTGGGCCGCGGTGATCGGTAACCTGTTGCTCGGTCTGTACGCCGCGGTGCTGGGCCTGATTGCCTGCCGCAGCGGCCTGAACTCGGTGCTGATGGGCCGTTTCTGCTTCGGCGAAGTGGGCAGCAAGCTGTCCGACATGCTCCTGGGTTTCACCCAGATCGGCTGGTACGCCTGGGGCACGGCGACCATCGCCATCATCCTGGTGAAGATCCTTGGCCTGCCCGAAAGCCTGACCATCCCGCTGATGGTGCTGTTCGGCTTCGGTTTCTGCCTCACCGCCTTCGTCGGCTACAAGGGCCTGGATCTGCTCTCGCGCGTCGCCGTGCCGGCCATGCTGGTGCTGCTGGTGGTGTCGCTGTGGATCGCTACCCGTGATATCGGCGGGTTGAGCGGGCTGCTGGCGGTCGAGCCCAAGGAGAGCATGAGCCTGAGCGTGGCCATTACCCTGGTGTTCGGCACCTTCGTCAGCGGCGCCACCCAGGCCACCAACTGGACGCGTTTCGCCAGGAGCGGCCGCGTCGCGGTGCTGGCCAGCATGGTCGGCTTCTTCATCGGCAACGGCCTGATGATCGTCGCCGGCGCTTACGGCGCCATCGTCTACCAACAGCCGGACGTGGTCGAGGTGCTGGTGCTGCAGGGGCTGTCCATGGCCGCCGTGGTCATGCTGTTCCTCAATCTGTGGACCACCCAGGACAACACCATCTACAACTTCGCCGCCGCCGGCTGCAACCTGCTGCGCACCGGCAAGCGCAAGACCGTGACCCTGGTCGGCGCCGGCATCGGCACCCTGCTGGCCATCGGCGGCATGTACGAGATGCTGATCCCCTTCCTGATTCTGCTCGGTTCGATCATCCCGCCGATTGGCGGTGTGATCATGGCTGACTTCTTCTACGGCCACCGCGCGCGCTACCCGAAACTGGCCGAGGTGCGCCTGCCAGCGTTCAACTGGGTCGGCCTGGGCGCCTACCTGATCGGTGCGCTGAGCGCCTACTTCTCGCCCTGGGTCGCGCCGCTGGTGGGCATCGCCGTGGCTGCCCTGGCCTACGTCATGCTGTTCGAACTGAACAAAGCCCTGGTCGGCCGTCAGCAGGTCGCCGGCGCGTGA
- a CDS encoding alpha-ketoglutarate-dependent dioxygenase AlkB family protein has protein sequence MLFADPLPALADAELDYLPGWVDTALADSWFQALIEQTPWQQPELFIHGRYHRTPRLTAWYGEPEARYRYSGKLHEPLPWTPLLDEIRQRVAKEVMQPLNAVLLNYYRDGQDSMGWHSDAEPELGRDPLIASLNLGGSRRFDLRRVGSTRIEHSLTLEHASLLVMRGPTQHHWQHQVAKTRQACAPRLNLTFRLIRFPL, from the coding sequence ATGCTATTCGCCGACCCCTTGCCCGCACTTGCCGATGCCGAGCTGGACTACCTGCCCGGCTGGGTCGACACCGCTCTTGCCGACAGCTGGTTCCAGGCCCTGATCGAGCAAACCCCTTGGCAACAGCCAGAGCTCTTCATTCACGGGCGCTATCACCGCACGCCACGGCTCACCGCCTGGTATGGCGAGCCGGAGGCGCGTTATCGCTATTCCGGCAAGCTGCATGAGCCGTTGCCCTGGACGCCCCTGCTGGACGAGATTCGCCAGCGGGTCGCGAAAGAGGTCATGCAGCCGCTCAATGCCGTGCTGCTCAACTACTACCGTGACGGCCAGGACTCCATGGGCTGGCACAGCGATGCCGAGCCGGAGTTGGGCCGTGATCCGCTGATTGCTTCGCTCAACCTGGGCGGCAGCCGTCGTTTCGATCTACGCCGCGTTGGTAGCACGCGCATCGAACACTCGCTGACGCTGGAGCACGCCTCACTACTGGTCATGCGCGGGCCGACCCAGCATCATTGGCAGCATCAAGTGGCGAAGACGCGACAAGCCTGCGCGCCGCGCCTGAATCTGACCTTTCGCCTGATCCGGTTTCCGCTATGA
- a CDS encoding efflux RND transporter periplasmic adaptor subunit, with translation MRSTIRVGITLAMVAAAIFAGSWIWQHYMYSPWTRDARVRADVVTIAPDVSGWVVELKVHDNQQVKAGDLLMTIDRDRYQAAVEKAKAVVDIRRQQLSLREHEASRRSRLGAQAISAELLENAQINAEMARSEYREAQAELRVAELNLARSEVHAPRDGQITNLVLAQGNYVNAGQAVMALVDTNSFYVQAYFEETKLPRIKVGALVEVWLMGGDQQIRGEVESISRGITDRNASPDGQLLADVEPTFNWVRLAQRIPVRIKLDQVPEGMVLSAGMTASVRVE, from the coding sequence ATGCGTTCGACCATCCGCGTCGGCATCACCCTGGCCATGGTGGCGGCAGCGATTTTCGCCGGCTCCTGGATCTGGCAGCACTACATGTACTCGCCCTGGACGCGCGACGCCCGTGTGCGCGCCGATGTGGTGACCATCGCCCCGGACGTGTCTGGCTGGGTAGTCGAGCTCAAGGTGCACGACAACCAGCAGGTCAAGGCGGGCGATCTGCTGATGACCATAGATCGCGACCGCTACCAGGCGGCGGTGGAGAAAGCCAAGGCGGTGGTGGACATTCGCCGCCAGCAACTGAGCCTGCGTGAGCATGAGGCTTCGCGCCGCTCGCGCCTGGGTGCCCAAGCGATCAGTGCCGAGCTGCTGGAAAACGCGCAGATCAACGCCGAAATGGCGCGCAGCGAATATCGCGAGGCGCAGGCTGAGCTGCGTGTGGCCGAGCTGAACCTCGCACGCAGCGAGGTGCACGCACCGCGCGATGGACAGATCACCAACCTGGTGCTGGCGCAAGGTAACTACGTGAACGCCGGGCAGGCAGTGATGGCGCTGGTCGATACCAACTCTTTCTACGTGCAGGCGTATTTCGAGGAGACCAAGCTGCCGCGAATAAAGGTTGGCGCGCTGGTGGAGGTCTGGCTGATGGGCGGTGATCAGCAGATTCGCGGTGAGGTGGAAAGCATCAGTCGCGGTATCACCGACCGCAACGCCAGCCCGGACGGGCAACTGCTGGCCGACGTCGAACCGACGTTCAACTGGGTGCGTCTGGCGCAGCGCATTCCGGTGCGCATCAAGCTCGATCAGGTGCCCGAAGGCATGGTGCTGAGCGCCGGCATGACTGCCAGCGTGCGGGTGGAGTAG
- the fadD2 gene encoding long-chain-fatty-acid--CoA ligase FadD2, translated as MQPDFWNDKRAPGVPNDIDLSSYKSVIEVFERSCKRFADRPAFSNLGVTLTYAELDRLSAAFAAYLQKQTDLKPGDRIAVQMPNVLQYPIAVFGAMRAGLIVVNTNPLYTAREMRHQFKDAGVRALVYLNMFGKLVQEVLPDTEIEYLIEAKMGDLLPSLKGWLVNTVVKKVKKMVPDYHLPQAIPFKHVLKQGQGQALAPVKASHDDIAVLQYTGGTTGVAKGAMLTHGNLVANMLQVDACLSQLGPDGTPLMKQGQEIMIAPLPLYHIYAFTANCMCMMVNGNHNVLITNPRDIPGFVKELGKWKFSALLGLNTLFVALMDHPEFKNLDFSHLKVTNSGGTALVKATAERWQQMTGCTVVEGYGLTETSPVASTNPYGDKARLGTVGIPVPGTAFKVIDDDGNELPAGERGELCIKGPQVMKGYWQREEATAEVLDAEGWFKTGDIAVIDPDGFVRIVDRKKDMIIVSGFNVYPNEIEDVVMAHPKVASCAAIGVPDEKSGEAVKLFVVPRDGGVTAEELKAYCKENFTGYKVPKHIVFKDSLPMTPVGKILRRELRDIA; from the coding sequence ATGCAACCTGATTTCTGGAACGACAAACGCGCCCCTGGCGTGCCCAACGATATCGACCTGTCCAGCTACAAGTCGGTGATCGAAGTGTTCGAGCGCTCGTGCAAGCGCTTCGCCGACCGACCGGCCTTCAGCAATCTCGGCGTCACGCTGACCTATGCCGAGCTGGATCGCCTCTCCGCGGCCTTCGCCGCCTACCTGCAAAAGCAAACCGACCTCAAGCCGGGTGATCGCATCGCGGTGCAGATGCCCAACGTGCTGCAATATCCCATCGCGGTGTTCGGCGCCATGCGCGCCGGGCTGATCGTGGTCAACACCAACCCGCTGTACACCGCCCGTGAGATGCGCCACCAGTTCAAGGATGCCGGTGTGCGTGCGCTGGTGTACCTGAACATGTTCGGCAAGCTGGTGCAGGAAGTACTGCCGGATACCGAGATCGAGTACCTGATCGAAGCCAAGATGGGCGACCTGCTGCCAAGCCTCAAGGGCTGGCTGGTCAACACCGTGGTGAAGAAGGTCAAGAAGATGGTGCCGGACTACCATCTGCCCCAGGCCATTCCCTTCAAGCATGTGCTCAAGCAGGGGCAGGGCCAGGCGCTGGCGCCGGTCAAGGCCAGCCACGACGACATCGCTGTGCTGCAGTACACCGGCGGCACCACTGGCGTGGCCAAGGGCGCCATGCTCACCCACGGCAACCTGGTGGCCAACATGCTGCAGGTCGATGCCTGCCTGTCGCAGCTCGGCCCGGACGGCACGCCGTTGATGAAGCAGGGCCAGGAGATCATGATCGCGCCGCTGCCGCTGTATCACATCTATGCCTTCACCGCGAACTGCATGTGCATGATGGTCAACGGCAACCACAACGTGCTGATCACCAACCCGCGCGACATCCCCGGCTTCGTCAAGGAGCTGGGCAAGTGGAAGTTCTCCGCGCTGCTGGGCCTGAACACCCTGTTCGTCGCGCTGATGGATCACCCCGAGTTCAAGAACCTGGACTTCTCCCACCTCAAGGTCACCAACTCCGGTGGTACCGCGCTGGTCAAGGCGACTGCCGAGCGCTGGCAGCAGATGACCGGCTGCACCGTGGTCGAAGGCTACGGCCTGACCGAGACATCACCGGTGGCCAGCACCAACCCCTACGGCGACAAGGCGCGCCTGGGTACGGTCGGCATTCCGGTGCCGGGCACGGCGTTCAAGGTGATCGATGATGACGGCAACGAACTGCCGGCCGGCGAACGCGGGGAGCTGTGCATCAAGGGCCCGCAGGTGATGAAGGGTTACTGGCAGCGCGAGGAAGCCACCGCCGAAGTGCTCGATGCCGAAGGCTGGTTCAAGACCGGCGACATTGCCGTGATCGACCCGGACGGTTTCGTGCGCATTGTCGACCGCAAGAAGGACATGATCATCGTCTCGGGTTTCAACGTGTATCCCAACGAGATCGAGGATGTGGTCATGGCGCATCCGAAAGTCGCCAGCTGCGCGGCCATTGGCGTGCCGGACGAGAAGTCCGGGGAGGCGGTCAAACTGTTCGTGGTGCCGCGTGACGGCGGTGTCACCGCGGAAGAGCTCAAGGCCTACTGCAAGGAAAACTTCACCGGCTACAAGGTGCCCAAGCACATCGTGTTCAAGGATTCGCTGCCAATGACCCCAGTCGGCAAGATCCTGCGCCGCGAGCTGCGCGATATCGCCTGA
- the ccoM gene encoding cytochrome c oxidase subunit CcoM, translated as MFVDTVVLAGVGTVLLMVAFFGGVGYFIWKDAHKRKQS; from the coding sequence ATGTTCGTCGATACAGTAGTTCTCGCCGGAGTCGGCACCGTTCTTCTGATGGTCGCGTTCTTCGGGGGTGTTGGTTACTTCATCTGGAAGGATGCTCACAAGCGCAAGCAGAGCTGA
- a CDS encoding DUF1656 domain-containing protein, producing the protein MGLHEWSLGGVLLSPMAAYAVLALLLTGVLRLSLQRIGLSRWIWHEALFDCALYVCVLAAVIAVLAH; encoded by the coding sequence ATGGGCTTACATGAATGGTCGCTGGGCGGCGTATTACTTAGCCCGATGGCGGCGTACGCGGTATTGGCGCTGTTGCTGACCGGCGTGTTGCGCCTGAGCTTGCAGCGCATCGGGCTGTCGCGCTGGATCTGGCATGAAGCCCTGTTCGATTGTGCCTTGTATGTCTGCGTGCTGGCGGCGGTAATTGCCGTCCTGGCGCATTGA
- a CDS encoding MaoC family dehydratase yields MTQVTNIPYEALEIGQQASFEKQVEERDVQLFAAVSGDNNPVHLDAAFAAETMFKERIAHGMFTGALISAAIACNLPGPGTIYLGQQLKFTRPVKLGDTLTVKLEVLEKLPKNRVRIATRVFNQDGKQVVDGEAEVLAPSAEQTVTMPPMPQVTVN; encoded by the coding sequence ATGACCCAGGTAACCAACATCCCCTACGAGGCCCTCGAAATCGGCCAGCAGGCGAGTTTCGAGAAACAGGTTGAAGAGCGCGACGTGCAACTGTTCGCCGCCGTCTCCGGCGACAACAATCCGGTGCACCTGGACGCCGCCTTCGCCGCCGAGACCATGTTCAAGGAGCGCATCGCCCACGGCATGTTCACCGGCGCGCTGATCAGCGCCGCCATCGCCTGCAACCTGCCTGGCCCAGGCACCATCTACCTCGGCCAGCAGCTCAAGTTCACCCGCCCGGTAAAACTCGGCGACACCCTCACCGTGAAGCTGGAAGTGCTGGAAAAACTGCCGAAGAACCGCGTGCGCATCGCCACCCGCGTGTTCAACCAGGATGGCAAGCAGGTAGTGGACGGCGAAGCCGAAGTGCTCGCCCCCAGCGCCGAGCAGACCGTAACCATGCCGCCGATGCCGCAGGTCACCGTCAACTGA
- the codA gene encoding cytosine deaminase — MIIHNARLRGRDGLHRITLDGERIAAIDAQHALHPIAEGDLDATGNLVVPPFVEPHIHLDATLTAGEPAWNMSGTLFEGIERWAERKALVTHEDTKTRARKTIDMLVDHGIQHVRTHVDVTDPTLAALKAMLEVREETRHLIDLQIVAFPQEGIESYANGRALMEQAIELGADVVGGIPHFENTRDQGVSSIKFLMDLAERTGCLVDVHCDETDDPQSRFLEVLAEEARVRGMGARVTASHTTAMGSYDNAYCSKLFRLLKMSGISFISCPTESIHLQGRFDTYPKRRGLTRVAEIDRAGMNVCFGQDSIVDPWYPLGNGNILRILEAGLHICHMLGYEDLKRSLDLITDNSARALNLGEGYGLEVGRPANLLILSAPDDYEMVRSQGHALVSVRHGKVLMRRTPAQIERA, encoded by the coding sequence ATGATCATCCACAATGCCCGCCTGCGCGGCCGCGACGGCCTGCACCGCATCACCCTGGACGGCGAACGCATCGCCGCCATCGACGCCCAGCACGCCTTGCACCCCATCGCCGAGGGCGATCTGGACGCAACCGGCAATCTCGTGGTGCCGCCCTTCGTCGAGCCGCACATCCACCTCGACGCCACCCTCACCGCTGGTGAGCCGGCCTGGAACATGAGCGGCACCCTGTTCGAGGGCATCGAGCGCTGGGCCGAGCGCAAGGCGCTGGTCACCCATGAAGACACCAAGACCCGCGCCAGGAAGACCATCGACATGCTGGTCGACCACGGCATCCAGCACGTGCGTACCCACGTCGACGTCACCGACCCAACCCTGGCCGCGCTCAAGGCCATGCTCGAAGTGCGCGAGGAAACCCGCCACCTGATCGACCTGCAGATCGTCGCCTTCCCTCAGGAGGGCATCGAGTCCTACGCCAACGGGCGCGCGTTGATGGAGCAAGCCATCGAGCTGGGCGCCGATGTGGTTGGCGGCATCCCACACTTCGAGAACACCCGTGACCAGGGCGTGTCGTCGATCAAGTTCCTCATGGACTTGGCCGAGCGCACAGGCTGCCTGGTGGACGTGCACTGCGACGAGACCGACGACCCGCAGTCGCGTTTTCTCGAAGTGCTGGCCGAGGAAGCCCGCGTGCGTGGCATGGGCGCGCGCGTCACCGCCAGCCACACCACCGCCATGGGCTCTTACGACAACGCCTACTGCTCCAAGCTGTTCCGCCTGCTGAAGATGAGCGGCATCAGCTTCATCTCCTGCCCCACCGAGAGCATCCATCTGCAGGGCCGCTTCGACACCTACCCGAAACGCCGGGGCCTGACCCGCGTGGCGGAGATCGACCGCGCCGGGATGAACGTGTGCTTTGGCCAGGATTCCATCGTCGACCCCTGGTACCCGCTGGGCAACGGCAACATCCTGCGCATCCTCGAAGCCGGCCTGCACATCTGCCACATGCTCGGTTATGAAGACCTCAAGCGCAGCCTGGATCTGATCACCGACAACTCGGCGCGCGCGCTGAACCTGGGTGAAGGGTATGGCCTGGAAGTGGGGCGCCCAGCCAACCTGCTGATCCTGTCGGCGCCGGACGATTACGAGATGGTACGCAGCCAGGGCCACGCGCTGGTGTCGGTGCGCCACGGCAAGGTGTTGATGCGCCGTACCCCGGCACAGATCGAACGCGCCTGA